The following nucleotide sequence is from Ferroacidibacillus organovorans.
AGTTCTGCCTCCATAATTAACTTGTAGGTTAATAAATGGATAGTAATTCGAAGCTGCTATTTTGTAAAGATGTCGCTTCCAAACGAAAAAAACACACCCGGATTTTTGGTCTGGGTGCGCCATTTCGTCTTTCGTTTCTCAGCAAATGGTTGCGAGGATGTTGAATTACAGGGTTTGCGTCAAACCAGCAGGCGTCGGGACGGATGTAGCCTGATAGGCGTAGTTTGACGTGACATTCATAGTGAGAGAGATGTCTTTGACCTCTTTGGCCATCTGAGCGGCAGCACTGGATTGTGATCCTGCCTGTGAAGCAAACAGGTTGGTCGGAATGACAATGGACATGGATTCATTCATGGAAGAAAAGCGCGCGTTTGTTCCCTGGCCTACGACTGTAAACTGCAGTTTGGCTTGCAGTGTTTTAAAGATGGTCTGCATGATCGTCTTCATTTGCGCCGGGTTTGTGCCGCTTTGAATCCCCATACTACCGAATTGGGACATCATGTTGTCGATAAAAGCAGTCATCTTCGTCGGATCAATGCCCATGGTGTAGGTATAACCTGAAGCGGTTGGCGTCGCCTGCACATTGGTATAGGATTGAAGACTCAACTGGGAGAGTGAGCTTCCACCAAGGGAGTACTGATTCAGGATGCTTTGAAGGTTTGTCGACCCTGGGATCGGTTGATAGCTTTTCCCTGTTTTGATGTATAGCTTATTGCCGTTGATAAACTCGTAAACAGGTGAACGAAGCGAGCTTGCGCCACCTGCGCTGGCAAACGCAGGCATTGAGATCGGGTCGATCTCGATAAGCGCTTTGATTTGCCCCATCACGGTCTGTAAACGCATTTTCAATCCCATTTTGATGGGTGTTGCAAACAGGCTCTGAACCTGTTTCAATTGGGCGTCTTTCTGTCCGGCGGCCGTCAGATCCCAGTTAAATTTCATCGTCATCGTGCCTAAGGACTGTTCGTAATTCGGCTTTTCTGATGCAAGGGTCGCCTGCAGAAACGCTTGTGCAGCAGGCTGGCTGATTTTCCAACTCGCCGGAATCTGAATCGCGTTTGCCGCGGGTTGTATACCGAGCAGCTTGAGGCGCAACGCAAAGCCGATCTCGTCGCCAAGGTTCATCGTGTGTGACGGCGAGAGTGCATTAAAAAGGTGATTCTCAAGTGCCCACTCCATCGCAGATGCTTGTTTTGTCTGCAGTTTTGGAAGCGATGCATTGGCGAGTTTGGCGGCGATCACGGCGGCCTGCGCTTCTGTGACAGGGTCATTCACTCCAAAACGTGCGGCGGAATCTGGTGTGATGAGACCCATCGAGATAGCTTTGTTGACGTACCCCCAAAGAAATGAATGGGTTGCGACATCTGCGAATGGCGATGTTCCCGCACGGTCTGGCTGGATGCCCATGATGGCAAGCAGTTCAAAGAGGAATGCGCCTTTGCCTTGATAATCTTTGCTCGCAGGCGCGAGCGCTTGTTCGCCGAGCGACGCGAGCACCTGCTGGCCTAACACGGTTGGGTGCACATCATTTGGCCGTATATAGGTGGCTTCATTTCCGGCAAACGCGCCAAAGGCGTTCGCGACAGGCACGTTAAACTGCAGCGCGTCACCTAGAATGATCGCATTTTCTTCTGAGATGAGCTGATTTGTGAGTCCGTAGAGTGTTTGCAGTTGCGGCGAGAACGGGTTGTAAAGGTTGTAGAGCACGATTCGCGCATTTGGATTGAGTTTGCGAATGGTTGTGAGGATCGCGGGCAAATTCTTGCCAAACTGAAGGATCGCCGCTTCGAACTGGGCGGCTTCGGCCGCTGTGAGCTTTGGAGTCGCGGTCGTCAACAAGCCATCTTTGACTGCGAGTTGGAGCAGGTCGTTGTTGCCCGTGTCAATCGTGACGACGCTGGCACCTTTAATCGCTTGTTGAACGCTTGCTTTGGTTAGAAGCGTAATCAAATCGGTTGACGTAGATCCAGGAACCGCGAGGTCACTGACCTGCATGCCCTCTGCTTTTCCGATCAAAAAGGGATAGGCCTGCGGAGCGGGAGCGGTATTTCCGGGAACCAAGTTATAGCCGAAAGGGATCGAGTCACCCAATGCGACAAGCGTCTGTGACGACACAGAGGCGTGCCTGCTCGCTGCAAAAGCGGCAGGGCTCAACATGGAAACGGTGAGAAAGGCAGAAGCCAATCCCAACAGCGGTTTTTTCAGACGCACAATAGGACTCCTCTCTTGGTAAACCATCTAAGAAATGCACGTTTCAAAATGGTTGGACCGACCCGTGTCACTGTATGATTGATTCGACAGGCGCATGCGAGTTCCTTTCAAAAATCTTGTAATCTATGTGTAAACCTTTTGCAGATTCAATCTTTGATTTGTAGATTGTTATGAAAGCGGTAGATATCAGGCCCCACGCATCTTTAGTGGGCGGTGAAGAATTTCCCCTTGCTGGGTCTAGAATAAGCGAGGTCACGGGAAAGA
It contains:
- a CDS encoding GDSL-type esterase/lipase family protein; amino-acid sequence: MRLKKPLLGLASAFLTVSMLSPAAFAASRHASVSSQTLVALGDSIPFGYNLVPGNTAPAPQAYPFLIGKAEGMQVSDLAVPGSTSTDLITLLTKASVQQAIKGASVVTIDTGNNDLLQLAVKDGLLTTATPKLTAAEAAQFEAAILQFGKNLPAILTTIRKLNPNARIVLYNLYNPFSPQLQTLYGLTNQLISEENAIILGDALQFNVPVANAFGAFAGNEATYIRPNDVHPTVLGQQVLASLGEQALAPASKDYQGKGAFLFELLAIMGIQPDRAGTSPFADVATHSFLWGYVNKAISMGLITPDSAARFGVNDPVTEAQAAVIAAKLANASLPKLQTKQASAMEWALENHLFNALSPSHTMNLGDEIGFALRLKLLGIQPAANAIQIPASWKISQPAAQAFLQATLASEKPNYEQSLGTMTMKFNWDLTAAGQKDAQLKQVQSLFATPIKMGLKMRLQTVMGQIKALIEIDPISMPAFASAGGASSLRSPVYEFINGNKLYIKTGKSYQPIPGSTNLQSILNQYSLGGSSLSQLSLQSYTNVQATPTASGYTYTMGIDPTKMTAFIDNMMSQFGSMGIQSGTNPAQMKTIMQTIFKTLQAKLQFTVVGQGTNARFSSMNESMSIVIPTNLFASQAGSQSSAAAQMAKEVKDISLTMNVTSNYAYQATSVPTPAGLTQTL